AGACTTCATCGTTGTGGCTTTGAGCTCAATCGCATCAAAGGCGAACAAAGCATTAGCCATAAAAACATTAGAACATTTTCAAGATTTGGGTTTGTTATTGACAAAGTATTAGCAAATATAGAACAACGCTCCTTGAAGATAAATCAAGACAAAACATAATACTGGCGATTCTCTTCTGCTACTAATAAAGCGCTAAATACAAAACACATGTCAAGTATTAAGGCGAATAGCGTCAAAGAGATCAAATGATTTAAGGCTAAATCAACATAGCTACTGAAAACACATCAAGTTGAAGCGACAATATTCTCCAAGAAAAAGCTAATCAATAATGGGGAAACTTGATAGTCAATCTTCTCAGGTTTTGAATGAGAGAGTAATTATTGGTTGTAGAGGAAATTATTTTGGCTACCTACCCGTTTGGCTGAAGGGAAGAGTGATGGTGGGAAATTTTCCATTCTCCATCTTCAAGCATATAGATAAAACTATAGCGAGCCTCTGCCGTTGTTCCATCCTCAAAGTTAAAGCTATAGAGTCCTGCATCCTGAAGCATATTGCAACCGATAATAATCTCACGTTGATCAATGGAACCTTTGGGACTTTTCTCTAAAAAATGCTTGAAGTAGTCGACTATTGTGGCATGGTCTGTGCGTGGCAAGTCGGACAGTGTAGGGAGCAAGATTGCATCACGGCTATATAATTTTGCAACTTGTTCAGGATCTTTGGTTTGCAATGCTGCATTCCACCTCTCAAAAAGTTGTTGCACTTCATTTTGAGAGATAAGCGCACATCCGGTGACACCATCTTTGAGCAATTCACCGCATTGACGATCTAGCAATTCAAGATTGAGCCAAATCAGGCTATTTCTCGGAATCAGCGAGCTGTAGGACAAGCAACTGGGACGGTCCCGCGGTCCGAGACGCCATCGATACTGCTGTCCTACGGAACTACCAAGAAGTTCTGATTCAATCCAATGAGGAAGATTGCCTTGCCCGACAGCCATTGAAAAAATCTGACGCCCCGTGGTGAGCCTCTCATTCAAATCGGTTGCCTGCATGGAAACCGTCAGTACCGTTTTGGAGCCAGAGGAGCCGGTGGAGTGCATCATCAGCTGTTCGAGTCTCTCCTCGTGGTGGCTTTGCATTAAGATTACATGAGAATGATTATCGTTCTTTACCCATCCGCGGAGTTGGTAGAGATCAGAGCGTCTAGGTCGAATCCGTACCGGATCTAGCCAGGTCAACAAAATCAGTAACTCTGCACAAGCCTCATCCAGATCAGCGGCGAAAGAAGAACACCTAAACAAGTTAGAGCTCTAGGGCTCATTACAGAAGTGTTCTTCAAAGTTAAAAGAGTAATTATTTAATCTAAACCTAACTAAAAATCACAAGAAAATGATTAAAGGCCCATCTGGCAAAATCAGTAATAATTGCCAATGATTCATTTTGAATCCATGTCAGAACGCATCCATCCCGCCGCCAAGGCGAAGAACGATCCAATGCCAAAAAAGCAAATGAAATTCACGATTGTGACAATAATTGTACTTTTTAAACCTTGCAAAACAATTATAAACGCCCTAAATCCTATCCATAAAAAATAATTAGTTAAGTGCGCATGCCTATGAGAAGCATCTGAAGCGAGAAGCCTGTAAAGAGAAACCAACAGAACGCCGGACGACCTGTCAAAATGGAATGAGAATCATTCTCGCAATGACGAGCTCCACTGCTTCTCAAGTGCCTGTCACCATCCTCAGTGGATTCCTGGGTGCCGGAAAGACCACGTTGCTCAACCACATTCTCAGCAATCAGGTAGGTGTAAAAACTGCGGTGCTGGTCAACGAATTTGGTGAAATTGGGATTGATCATGATCTGATCGTTTCGACCAACGAAGACATGGTGGAATTGAGCAATGGCTGCATCTGCTGCACGATTAACGATGAGCTCAAAGATGCTGTCGAGAGAATACTGAACAGACCAGAAAAAATGGACTACATCGTGGTCGAAACCACCGGACTTGCGGATCCTCTCCCGGTCGCAATGACATTCGGGGCCACTGAATTACGTGACTCCACACGTCTCGATTCGATCATAACTTTAATCGACGCCGAGAATTTTAATGATGAAATACTGCACACGCAGATAGGCCGTGCACAGGTGATTTACGGCGATATCTTGTTGCTCAACAAAACTGATCTCGTCTCTAGGGAACGTCTTGAAGAAGTTGAACAGAAGCTGCGTCATATTAAGACTGATGCCCGAATCATGCACTCAATTCAAGGTGAAGTGCCCCTGGCTCTGCTACTGAGTGTGGGTTTATTTGAGTCTGACAAAATCGTCAATCAGAGCGATCACAGCCATCACGACCACAGCCATTACGACCACAGCCATCACGACCACAGCCATCACGACCACGGCCATCACGACCACGGACATCACGACCACGGACATCACCATGGGAGCCATCAAGAGAATGAAGCAATCGAGGGGTTTACCTCCCTATCGTTTGAAAGCGATGGTCCTTTTTCATTACGCAAGTTTCAGAATTTTCTAGATAACCAGTTACCCAAGGAGATCTTTCGTTCGAAGGGAATTCTCTGGTTTCAGGAGAGTGAACGCCGTCATGTGTTCCACTTAACTGGTAAGCGCTTCTCTATCAATGACAGCGATTGGACTGGAGAACGCAAAAATCAGATTGTCATGATCGGACGTGACATCAATCACGACTCCTTGCGTCAACAACTGAAGGATTGTGTTGCCAAAAAGCTGGATTAAGCAACAACTAAATACCTGTACATAGCTTGGATACCAAGTTTTATTGCGACTACTTTATGCATGATCCACTACGACAAATGAAATTCCTAGAAACCCCTAGCCCAGCAAACAAGGGAATCAGAAGCGTCAGAGCAAGATCAAAACTGTCGCTGATGTCAGCTACTGACACTGCAAACTGTCTGATTGCAGTAATTTAAGAGGGGCGTTCGTTACTTGTCCCTGAGATTTTGTGCAATAGAGAACAACGATGTGCAACTCAGGCTTCTCCTTCAAGAGCTACGTAGGCCAGCTAAGGCTGCTGCCTCATCTGCAGTGTGGAGCTTGTTATCTACCAAAAGTCATCAGACAATGAACTCTCAACTTTCCTTTGGGCACATGCGCGCATTTGTTCTGAGCTGTGCTCTTGTCTGCGGGGGTGTTCAGGGGCTCGCCGTTCCATTCGTGCTGGCCCATTCCGGCCATGGTGATGAGTTCGTGCAGAACGGAGCCGTGGGACAGGTGAAGTCATCACCTGAGCAAGATCAGCTCTTGGGCATTACCACAGCACAACCCCAGAGTGGGCCTGATGGTCAGTTGACGGTGCCAACCGTGGCCATCGCCGATGCAGAGGGGAAGCCTCTGGTGTTTGTGCGCAGCGGAGACACCTACGACCCGGTGTTTATTCGTCTTGGGCCTGCAACTGACGATCGCACAGTTGTTCTGGAGGGCGTGAGCGCGGATGAACAGGTGGTTGTCTCAGGAGCTCTTTCGCTCTACGCGGAGTCGCAAAAGAAGGTTCGTGTTCCGGTTGAAAAGAGTCCTATAAGCTCCACTGACGGCGAACAGGTTCAAGCTGAGGTTGAGCCGGCTCCAGGCACATCGCCTGGATGGCTACTCCCCGGAGGCATCGGGGCAGCTGCGTTGGTCGTGATTGGTCTGGTTCTTGTGCTTCGCGGCCGTGGCCCTGGATCAAAACAGGGCTGAATGTAGAGAGAGATGTTGAACAAACTGCTCAACGCCATCCTGCGCGGCTCGATTGCTCGCCGTTGGCTCGTTGTTTTGTGTTCGCTCGTCATCAGTGTCTGGGGCGTTCTGAACGTTGTGCAGATGCCTCTGGATGTGTTTCCTCCCTTCGCTCCACCGCAGGTGGAGATTCAAACGGCAGCCCCTGGCCTCACGCCGGAACAGGTTGAGCGGCAGATCAGTGAGCCCATTGAGGCTGCAGTGAATGGGCTGCCTGGAGTGAATGTAGTGCGATCCGCATCCAAGCCCGGGCTCTCGATGGTGCAGGTGGTGTTTCGTGATGCATCGAAGTTGCAGAGCGCTCGCCAGTTGGTGTCTGAACGTCTGCAGCAGGTTCTCCCTCAACTGCCGACGACGGCTGATGCACCTGAAATATCTCCTCCCCTCTCGCCCCTCGGCACAGTTCTTCAATACGCCTTCACGCTGCCTGAGTCGGCACCGACAGATCAACAATTTCAGTTGCGCTCGTTGGTTCAAACCACCTACGAGAACGCTTTACTCGCCATACCTGGCGTGGCTCAGGTCACCATCTATGGCGGTGACCTACCTGAGACTCAGGTTCAGCTGAACCTGAAGGCGCTTCTGCAGCAGAATCTCGCCCTTTCTGATGTTGTCGAGGCGACCCGTGACGCACAGTTCAAGGGACGCGGTGGTGTGCAGATTGCCGGTGGCCAGGAACGTCTGATTCTCCCTCCCACCTCCAGTACCGCCAGCGCTGATCTCGAACGTGCAGCGATGAGCTCCTCCACTGGCCAAATCATCGCTCTGGGGGATGTTGCTGAGATCCGCCCTGGTGCAGCCATGCGGCGTGGAGAAGCCACGTTCAATGCCAAGCCGGCTGTGGTGTTGATGATCAACAAGCAGCCGGATGTGGACACCCCAAGGCTGACGAAAGCTGTGGAAGAACGGGTTAAGCAGCTGAACGCATCCCTGCCGAAGGATGTGGTGGTGACTCAATCGTTTCGTCAGGCCGAGTTCATCGACATTGCCATCCGCAATGTGAGCGAATCACTGCTGCTGGGCGTCGTGATCGTGGCAGCTGTGCTGTTGCTGTTTTTGATGAACTGGCGCACCGCTGTGATCACCCTCAGCGCCATCCCGTTGTCGTTGCTGGTGGGTTTGTTGCTGATGCGGGGGCTCGGTCTCCAGCTCAACACGATGACGCTCGGTGGTCTGGTGGTAGCCATCGGATCGGTGGTTGACGATGCAATCGTCGACATGGAGAACTGCTACCGCGGGCTGCGCCGGAACAAGCAGTTGCCGTCGCCCCAAAACCCCTTGGAGGTGGTGTTCCGCACCTCGGTGGAAGTTCGCCAGCCGGTGCTGTTTTCCACCCTGATCATCGTGGTGGTGTTTGCCCCGGTCTTCACGCTCACGGGCGTAGAAGGCCGCATTTTTATGCCAATGGGCATCGCTTATGTGTTGTCGATTGTGGCTTCGACCCTCGTGGCTCTGACTCTTTCACCAGCTCTCTGCGCCCTACTGCTGAGTCGGACACCGCTGCCTGTCGACAACTCTTGGGTTGAACGCTCTGCGGAGCGGCTCTACAAGCCGATTCTCAACCTCGCTCTGACCACACCACGTCGCGTGTTGGCTCTTGCACTGGCATCTGTGGTGGCTGCTGTCTTGATCCTTCCTGGGCTCGGACGCGTTTTCCTGCCGGAGTTTCGTGAGCAGGCGCTTTTGAACTCGATGGTTCTCTACCCCGGTGTGTCGCTCGAGATGACGAGCCGAGCAGGCACAGTTCTCTCGGAACGTCTCCAATCCAGCGATGACGTCGACTGGATTCAGGTGCGCTCGGGCCGTGCCCCCGGAGATGCCGATGGTGCAGGGGTGAATATCGCCCACGTGGATCTGGAACTAAGTGATCAGGCCATGGCTGATCGCACCTCTGCCATCGCTCGCATCCGGAAGGCTTTTCTTGCTTTGCCTGGTGTGGCACCAAACATCGGTGGGTTCATCTCCCACCGGATGGATGAGGTGCTTTCTGGTGTACGGAGTGCCATCGCGATCAAAATTTCTGGGCCCGATCTCAACGAACTGCGCCGTCTTGGTGAGCAGGTCCGTGACGTGGTGGGTGAGGTGTCTGGAGTGGTGGATCTACAGCTCGAGCCCCAGCTGCCGGTGCCCCAGCTGCAACTGAGGATTGATCGGGAACTGGCGCTGCAGGAAGGGGTTAGCGTTGCAACGCTTGCGCAGGCCTCGGAAGTTGCCCTGCACGGTGCGCTCATCAGTCCTGCTGAATCCGCGAGTGGTCGCAATGCCGTGGTGGTCACTCTGCCTCCCGAGCAACGGAGCAACTTGAACGCTCTGCGTCGTGTACCGATCAGAACGGCCTCGGGTGCGCTCAAACCGCTCGGCGACTTTGTGATGGTGGAGTCGACTCATGGCCCGAATGAGATCTACCGCGAGGATGTGGCTCGCCGAATCGTGGTGTCAGCCAACGTTGCCGAACGCCCCCTGGGGTCCGTTGTGAACAACATTCGCAGCCTTGTGGACAAGTCAGTGACGCTGCCTGCCGGTTACACCATTCGCTACGGAGGCCAGTTCGAATCGGAGCAACGAGCCACCCGTGCCTTGCTGATCTACAGCGTTTTAGCAGCTGTGGTGATCGCCTTCTTGATGGTGATTGCGGTGCGCTCTTGGCCTGCCACGGCAGCGATTCTGGTCAATTTGCCCCTGGCCCTGGTTGGTGGTTTAGTCGCAGTTCTGCTTAGTGGCGGGGTGCTGTCGGTGGCGTCGCTCATTGGGTTCATCACCCTATTCGGGGTCGCCGTTCGTAATGGTCTTCTGCTGGTAGACAACTTCAATCGTCGCCATCAAAGCGGTGAGCCGTTGATGGAGTTGATCCGCAACGGAAGCCTTGAGCGGCTGAATGCGATTTTGATGACGGCACTCACCTCTTCACTGGGCATGTTGCCACTGGCCCTTGCCTTTGGTGCTGGCAATGAGATCCTTCAGCCACTTGCCATCGTTGTGCTCGGAGGACTGATCACCTCCACGCTGCTCACGCTCGTGGTGATTCCTGCTCTGTACGCCCGTTATGGGCGCTGGCTTCTCCACGCTTCAACTCGATAACGTATCGAGAACAGCGACAGCTGGCTCGGGCTGGTCAGGCAGTGGAGCATGGACGAGATCAATGCCCCTGCACTTTGTTCTCTTCTTAAATGACTGAATCCCCCAAATGGGGGATTCAGTCATTCGTTGCTGGATACAGACTCGTAGACAAAGCCACATCAAATCATTGGCACTGCATGCATCAGATCAGTAATCAAAACTTGAAGTTGGAAGAAATCCCTGATCCGGATGGCAATTGGCAGCAATGGGTTCGTTTCGCACACATGGTCAATGGATATGAGGTTCATGGTGGATTTAAACCCTGTGCGGATTTAGCCAATGGTGGAGAGGCCAAAACACTGACTGAACTGCGCTGCGCCTTGTTCTTTGAAGCGCGGCGAGATCGCCATAGCGGTGGACGATCCACTGATGAGTCATTGATTCGTGAACTGCTTAGAGCGATTCGGAAAAAGGTAGAAGCTCATGAGTTGCATTAAAAGCTCTCTCCAGAGTTGTGTGCCTTATAGGCCGCTGTGATAAGTAGAGATGTCAGCAATTAATTTGGCAGTGAGGCCAAATAACGGGACTTGCGCAGTAGCGAGGGTTCTTTTTCTCCTACTGATGCATCGGGACTTGTGTCAGTAGTCCCAGACAATGACGGCCACCGTTCCAACAAACCGTACGGCAGTCCATGACGACACCATGATCAGATTGAGACACTGCCAACTTGGGGATCGGGCGGATCATTGTCATTTTCCAAAGAACGATGCAGGGAACAACTCAACTGGTGGCGGGTTGCATGTTCACTCTGGCGAAAAGAATGGTCCTAAGCGCAGGAATGTCCGTACTTGAGTCAGGTACCACCATCGCTGGATGGACTAGTGAACATCAATATGTACAAATTGAGATCTACAGAATTTTTACGTGCCACACAGGAGCATGGAAGCATGTATATTGAGAGAGTTGGAGCAGTGATCATAGAAAGGAGTTAAGGAAGAATTACCGCAGACTAAAAGTTGCATTAAAACTCGATGAGGCACAAGAAAAAATCAGCTTCAACGCCTATAATTAAATCGTCAGAGAACTGCCTCTTTCAAATGAAGTTCCAGACAAAAAACTGTTGCGCCCCATTGGCGCAGATACTTGAGCTTGTTATGGATGAGCTCTTGGATGGGATTTTAATTGTAAATAATGACAACAGAAAAGTCATTTACTTTAACGATAAATTCAAGCAACTGTGGAGAATCCCTCAATCCATATCTGAAAATTCTGATGACCATGCGCTTTTATGTTATGTCGCAACGCAACTTGAAGCACCGGATGAATTTTTAAAAAAGATAAACTTAATTCATTCAACTGATCAATCTTGGCAGGATGAAATAAATTTCAAGGACGGCCGTGTTTTTGCAAGGAAAAGCATTTGCGTCTCAGGCATGGATAAATTTAAATCGCGTGTATGGATTTTTAGAGATGTAACAAGCGAAAAAAGTATTCACATTGATAGCCTTACTGGATGCTTAAATCGAAAAGCATGGGATTCAATTGGAACAAAAGATTGGGTACTGGGTAATTATTCAATGCAATATTGTGTGGCCGTTGTAGACCTTAACGACTTTAAAAACATTAACGATGATTTTGGCCACGAAGCAGGTGATCGAGTCCTCAAAAGACTAGGAGTGACTTTGAAACGTCTTATTCGAAACAAGCAGGATAAAGTCTTTAGAACTGGAGGTGACGAATTCTGTATTTTACTAGAATCAAGTACCGATATATCCAGCAGTATTTCAAATCGTCTTACTAATGAACTCATTGCGGCAGGAATTAATGCTGCTACTGGTGTATGCATGTCAAAACAGAAAGAAGGAATTATTGAGGCATTTCGAAAGGCTGACGCACGAATGTTAGCTGCAAAAAAAGCTCAAAAACATTTGCAGAATAGTCTAATCCATCCATCTCACCAAGTCGCCACAAGAAAGACTAAAACAGATGAAGAAATAGACATGCTAGCAAACCTTTCAGTTGCCGTTAAAAAGAAAGAACTTGATCTAGCTTTTCAGCCAATATTTGACAGATATGGGCAAATAGCATGGGTCGAAGTATTATGTCGCTGGACACATGAGGGGCAGAATATTCCCCCTGATATATTCATCCCTTTATCCGAATCTTCAGGACAAATTCACAGGATCTGGGATTGGGTACTGGAAGAGTCAGTCAAAACAGTTCATATGTGGAAGGAAAAATCAAAACTTATATCATTATCAATAAACTTTTCAGCGGTTCAGGTTGAATACTATAAAAACACCGGTTTTTCATACTCAAATCAGATCAAGAGCATTTGCGAAGAATACAAGGTATCTCCAAAATGTCTAAAAATTGAGCTTACTGAAACGTCTCTATTAACTGACTTGATGAAAGCGAAAGAATTGTTCGAAGAACTGACGGATATTGGAGTTGATCTATGTATTGATGATTTTGGTACAGGCTTTTCTTCTTTGTCAATCATGCAGGCATTGCCCATTAAATACATCAAAATTGATGGCAGCTTTATCAATGGCGTACCATTAAATTTGTCAAATACTGCAATCACTAAGGGAACTATTTCTATGGCAAATGAGCTTGGCTTAGAAGTCTGTGCTGAATGCGTTGAAAGTTCTGAACAAATTGAATTCTTGCGATCTTATGGTTGCCATTATTTCCAAGGTTATTTCAAATCCAAGCCATTACCTGCTGTTGAGATGGCCAAGTTGATTTAAGTTCACTCTCAACTGGCCTCCGGTGTTCGGTTAGCTCTATAATTGAAGATAGCTTAAGACTAATATTCTTACAATCTTGCAAATTGTCACATCATTATTTCAATCCTCATGTAAACAGATTTACTTTGAAGTTCATCATATTGATACTATTGATAGATTCTTGCGAGCTCAATTTTATCAGTTGACGTTCTATGAGCACTGCATGAGAGTTCGCTTAATCTTCCCACTTTAGCTCTTGTCTACGCTATGATAGATAGGATTAGTGGATATCCTTCTGAAATATTCACTACATAGTCTTCCCTCGTCGATACTTACTTCTTTTGCACTGACTCTGTCGCTGTTTGGATGCAGCTTAGAGCGTGCTGATCGATTAAAGATTTCGCATTCGCAATGGCCTGGCTTCGAATATCTAAAACTAGCGGAATCTAAAGGTTACCTGCCAGGTGCGGAGATTGTCTCGTTAACAGATCAATCTGAGGTGGTAAGGGCTTATTTGCGGGGGGATCTTGACATTGTTCAGCTGACTACTGTGGAGATTCTGGAGATTTGCTCGAAACAGGCTGAGAAATGTCCTGTCATTGTTTTGGTATTGGATGAATCGGTCGGTGGAGATCAAATTATGTCCTTGAAAATAGATTCAATTTCCAATTTGCGAGGTTCAAAAGTTGCGGTAGCTACTGATTCATTTGGGCCATTTGTTTTGCAACAGGCATTGAAGTCTATCAACAGTTCAATCGATGATATAAGAATGATGCCTATGTTGGTTTCTGAGATGCCTAGTGCGCTCTCTAGTGGTGAGATCGATGCTGCTGTTTTATATCCTCCCAATAGTGAAATAGTAAGATCCATTGGCGGCAAAACTATTTTCGATAGCTCTGAAATTCCTGGTCAGATTTTGGATGTTCTTGCTGTTTCGCCATCTGTTTATTCGGCGCGGGCAGAAGATATTTCTGAGATCGTTTCTGGTTGGTTTAAGGCGCATGAATATGCATTGAATAATAAACAATCTGCCATTGCCTTTATGTCTTCCAGCCTGAATCTTTCGCCCAAGGAATTGAGAAATATATTGAATGGGATTGCCTTTTACCCAACAGTCGACGGGCAACTTACGTTAATACAACCTCAAGGTAATCTTGCGAAAAACATTGAGAAGGTGAAGCAATCGATGGAAAAATTAAACTTCATTTCGTCAGATGCGCCATCTCCAAAGGTGACTGATCGTTTCTTACCATGATTACATTTTTTAGACAGCTTCGCCATCTATGTAGGCAGTTTGATTCTTCGTCCAACAGTGTTAGCCGGCTTGTTCTTTATATCCAACTCGTCACAGTTGTTCTAATACTTTCATCTGTTATCTTGATTGAAGCTTTTTCAACGATCTCTTCTAAACATTTAAAAAATCAGCTCAATGCTGCTCTTCTTCAAGAAGACCAAGTTGCCTATCTTATTGGAGAATTGGCTGAAATTGATCATATAAAGGAAGATTTTCTGCTATCAGTTAACAATTCAGATCAGTCAGGGCGAGAGTTGGTTTTACTTTTACAGAAACATCTCTCAGACCTTTCTTCTGAATTCAATGTTGGTTGGATGAGGCGAGCTGACGATGGTTTGCCTACCCTTATCACAAAAGAATTTGATTCAGCCCAATTGCGCATCTTACGTGCACAACGTGTTGTTTCTAGCTTTCTGCTTAGAAATAGTGTAGTGACCCAAGAAGATGTACTGGATCTCTTAAGGGGATACCCATTAATGGATCTCCGTTTTGCTCACTCCAATCTTTTAGCCTCCAATAATGATCTCAATTTACTGAGCCAGGATCTTGAGCAAGAGCTTCGGAGAACTGAGAATTACTTCGAAATATTGCTTATTATCACCCTTCTTGTTGCATCAAGTGTAGCGATAGTGTCGTCTTACCTGGTGTATAAGCGCACAATTGTGAAACCCCTGGAGTCGATCTATGCGATTACTTCAGCTGTCCCTATTCTGAATACAGCTGGTGATACCTCAGAGGGTCTTGCTGACCTTCAAGTTGTGGGCAAGGAACTTCAATCTTCTGATAATGGAGTCCTTGAAATCAGGATGTTGCGTCAGATATTGTCTGGCCTTCTGAACCGTCTGTTTCTCTCCTGTGAAGCTCTGAATGATCTCTCGATGACAGATCCGTTATGTCAGATTGGTAATCGCAGATCTCTAGACATTTATGGAGAAAAGGCTTG
The Synechococcus sp. CC9311 DNA segment above includes these coding regions:
- a CDS encoding SgcJ/EcaC family oxidoreductase, translated to MMHSTGSSGSKTVLTVSMQATDLNERLTTGRQIFSMAVGQGNLPHWIESELLGSSVGQQYRWRLGPRDRPSCLSYSSLIPRNSLIWLNLELLDRQCGELLKDGVTGCALISQNEVQQLFERWNAALQTKDPEQVAKLYSRDAILLPTLSDLPRTDHATIVDYFKHFLEKSPKGSIDQREIIIGCNMLQDAGLYSFNFEDGTTAEARYSFIYMLEDGEWKISHHHSSLQPNG
- a CDS encoding GTP-binding protein, which translates into the protein MTSSTASQVPVTILSGFLGAGKTTLLNHILSNQVGVKTAVLVNEFGEIGIDHDLIVSTNEDMVELSNGCICCTINDELKDAVERILNRPEKMDYIVVETTGLADPLPVAMTFGATELRDSTRLDSIITLIDAENFNDEILHTQIGRAQVIYGDILLLNKTDLVSRERLEEVEQKLRHIKTDARIMHSIQGEVPLALLLSVGLFESDKIVNQSDHSHHDHSHYDHSHHDHSHHDHGHHDHGHHDHGHHHGSHQENEAIEGFTSLSFESDGPFSLRKFQNFLDNQLPKEIFRSKGILWFQESERRHVFHLTGKRFSINDSDWTGERKNQIVMIGRDINHDSLRQQLKDCVAKKLD
- a CDS encoding efflux RND transporter periplasmic adaptor subunit, with the translated sequence MRAFVLSCALVCGGVQGLAVPFVLAHSGHGDEFVQNGAVGQVKSSPEQDQLLGITTAQPQSGPDGQLTVPTVAIADAEGKPLVFVRSGDTYDPVFIRLGPATDDRTVVLEGVSADEQVVVSGALSLYAESQKKVRVPVEKSPISSTDGEQVQAEVEPAPGTSPGWLLPGGIGAAALVVIGLVLVLRGRGPGSKQG
- a CDS encoding efflux RND transporter permease subunit, with the protein product MLNKLLNAILRGSIARRWLVVLCSLVISVWGVLNVVQMPLDVFPPFAPPQVEIQTAAPGLTPEQVERQISEPIEAAVNGLPGVNVVRSASKPGLSMVQVVFRDASKLQSARQLVSERLQQVLPQLPTTADAPEISPPLSPLGTVLQYAFTLPESAPTDQQFQLRSLVQTTYENALLAIPGVAQVTIYGGDLPETQVQLNLKALLQQNLALSDVVEATRDAQFKGRGGVQIAGGQERLILPPTSSTASADLERAAMSSSTGQIIALGDVAEIRPGAAMRRGEATFNAKPAVVLMINKQPDVDTPRLTKAVEERVKQLNASLPKDVVVTQSFRQAEFIDIAIRNVSESLLLGVVIVAAVLLLFLMNWRTAVITLSAIPLSLLVGLLLMRGLGLQLNTMTLGGLVVAIGSVVDDAIVDMENCYRGLRRNKQLPSPQNPLEVVFRTSVEVRQPVLFSTLIIVVVFAPVFTLTGVEGRIFMPMGIAYVLSIVASTLVALTLSPALCALLLSRTPLPVDNSWVERSAERLYKPILNLALTTPRRVLALALASVVAAVLILPGLGRVFLPEFREQALLNSMVLYPGVSLEMTSRAGTVLSERLQSSDDVDWIQVRSGRAPGDADGAGVNIAHVDLELSDQAMADRTSAIARIRKAFLALPGVAPNIGGFISHRMDEVLSGVRSAIAIKISGPDLNELRRLGEQVRDVVGEVSGVVDLQLEPQLPVPQLQLRIDRELALQEGVSVATLAQASEVALHGALISPAESASGRNAVVVTLPPEQRSNLNALRRVPIRTASGALKPLGDFVMVESTHGPNEIYREDVARRIVVSANVAERPLGSVVNNIRSLVDKSVTLPAGYTIRYGGQFESEQRATRALLIYSVLAAVVIAFLMVIAVRSWPATAAILVNLPLALVGGLVAVLLSGGVLSVASLIGFITLFGVAVRNGLLLVDNFNRRHQSGEPLMELIRNGSLERLNAILMTALTSSLGMLPLALAFGAGNEILQPLAIVVLGGLITSTLLTLVVIPALYARYGRWLLHASTR
- a CDS encoding bifunctional diguanylate cyclase/phosphodiesterase translates to MAQILELVMDELLDGILIVNNDNRKVIYFNDKFKQLWRIPQSISENSDDHALLCYVATQLEAPDEFLKKINLIHSTDQSWQDEINFKDGRVFARKSICVSGMDKFKSRVWIFRDVTSEKSIHIDSLTGCLNRKAWDSIGTKDWVLGNYSMQYCVAVVDLNDFKNINDDFGHEAGDRVLKRLGVTLKRLIRNKQDKVFRTGGDEFCILLESSTDISSSISNRLTNELIAAGINAATGVCMSKQKEGIIEAFRKADARMLAAKKAQKHLQNSLIHPSHQVATRKTKTDEEIDMLANLSVAVKKKELDLAFQPIFDRYGQIAWVEVLCRWTHEGQNIPPDIFIPLSESSGQIHRIWDWVLEESVKTVHMWKEKSKLISLSINFSAVQVEYYKNTGFSYSNQIKSICEEYKVSPKCLKIELTETSLLTDLMKAKELFEELTDIGVDLCIDDFGTGFSSLSIMQALPIKYIKIDGSFINGVPLNLSNTAITKGTISMANELGLEVCAECVESSEQIEFLRSYGCHYFQGYFKSKPLPAVEMAKLI
- a CDS encoding ABC transporter substrate-binding protein yields the protein MDILLKYSLHSLPSSILTSFALTLSLFGCSLERADRLKISHSQWPGFEYLKLAESKGYLPGAEIVSLTDQSEVVRAYLRGDLDIVQLTTVEILEICSKQAEKCPVIVLVLDESVGGDQIMSLKIDSISNLRGSKVAVATDSFGPFVLQQALKSINSSIDDIRMMPMLVSEMPSALSSGEIDAAVLYPPNSEIVRSIGGKTIFDSSEIPGQILDVLAVSPSVYSARAEDISEIVSGWFKAHEYALNNKQSAIAFMSSSLNLSPKELRNILNGIAFYPTVDGQLTLIQPQGNLAKNIEKVKQSMEKLNFISSDAPSPKVTDRFLP
- a CDS encoding GGDEF domain-containing protein, translating into MIEAFSTISSKHLKNQLNAALLQEDQVAYLIGELAEIDHIKEDFLLSVNNSDQSGRELVLLLQKHLSDLSSEFNVGWMRRADDGLPTLITKEFDSAQLRILRAQRVVSSFLLRNSVVTQEDVLDLLRGYPLMDLRFAHSNLLASNNDLNLLSQDLEQELRRTENYFEILLIITLLVASSVAIVSSYLVYKRTIVKPLESIYAITSAVPILNTAGDTSEGLADLQVVGKELQSSDNGVLEIRMLRQILSGLLNRLFLSCEALNDLSMTDPLCQIGNRRSLDIYGEKAWKQAVRTVSPIAILMIDVDNFKQFNDIYGHSKGDDVLVSIAQCFPKVLRRPLDDCFRYGGEEFLILMYDVSAENFNHFCHKLRDSVENLSIEHRGVKTGRVTISCGGCYVFNPCSLSLDDAIQHADQELYRAKKHGRNQVSIYSIERPWFVKPPNNSMNI